A genomic region of Jeotgalibaca ciconiae contains the following coding sequences:
- the pyrF gene encoding orotidine-5'-phosphate decarboxylase, protein MNTKPMIALDFSTAEETKTFLTLFKDEELYVKLGMELYYQNGPEIVKWVKNLGHEIFLDLKLHDIPNTVYRAMKGLAALDIDMINVHASGGSQMMKAAKEGIMEGTPNKSNLPKLIAVTQLTSTTEEAMRNEQLIQASLMDSVLHYAKNTCEAGLDGVVCSAWEAAKIKEITSSDFLCVTPGIRPAGASIGDQQRVATPQKAHEMGSSYIVVGRPITQASNPVEVYQSIKRQWNGE, encoded by the coding sequence ATGAACACCAAACCGATGATTGCACTAGATTTTTCTACTGCTGAAGAAACAAAGACATTTCTAACTCTGTTCAAAGACGAAGAATTATATGTGAAACTGGGAATGGAATTATATTATCAAAATGGACCCGAAATTGTGAAATGGGTGAAAAACTTGGGGCATGAAATCTTTTTAGACTTGAAACTACATGATATCCCTAATACAGTTTATCGTGCAATGAAAGGTTTGGCTGCTTTGGATATTGATATGATCAACGTTCATGCTTCAGGCGGCTCTCAGATGATGAAGGCTGCAAAAGAAGGAATTATGGAAGGTACACCAAATAAATCAAACCTGCCAAAGTTAATAGCTGTCACGCAATTAACTTCTACTACAGAAGAGGCAATGAGAAATGAACAGTTGATTCAAGCTTCCTTGATGGATAGTGTCTTGCATTATGCCAAGAATACTTGTGAAGCTGGTTTGGATGGTGTTGTTTGTTCCGCATGGGAAGCAGCAAAAATTAAAGAAATCACTTCTAGCGATTTTCTCTGTGTTACGCCGGGTATTCGACCTGCTGGAGCAAGCATAGGCGACCAGCAAAGGGTAGCAACCCCTCAAAAAGCACATGAAATGGGTTCCTCTTATATCGTTGTAGGAAGACCCATCACGCAAGCAAGTAATCCGGTAGAAGTCTACCAATCAATCAAAAGACAATGGAATGGAGAATAA
- a CDS encoding ABC transporter permease: MNMLISAIAQGLIWSLLALGLYISFRILNIADMSTEGTFTLGGAVGVQCITLGVNPFLAVTIAILAGAIAGGITGFLITKLNIPSLLAGILTMTGIYSINLRVMGKANLNILGLDTIYTRLANLELPRHMDTILIGLLFVAVIVAIYTLFFKTEFGQALIATGDNEAMARSLGISTNTMKTIGLMMSNGIIALAGAVISQSNGYADIQMGIGAIVIGLASIIIGEVLFSNVTFTVRLICLVVGSILYRLIMVLVLEAGLNPNDFKLISATMLAIFLALPKIKEKYYLWNYSKKNGRTTMKERGVK, from the coding sequence ATGAACATGTTAATTTCTGCTATTGCACAAGGATTAATATGGAGTTTATTGGCATTAGGGCTTTATATTAGTTTTCGTATCTTAAATATAGCGGATATGTCAACAGAAGGAACGTTTACCTTAGGCGGTGCTGTAGGCGTTCAATGTATTACTTTAGGAGTAAACCCATTTTTGGCAGTTACCATCGCAATTTTGGCGGGGGCAATTGCTGGAGGAATTACTGGTTTTTTAATCACAAAGTTGAATATACCTAGTCTGTTAGCAGGTATTTTAACGATGACTGGTATTTACTCCATCAATTTACGCGTAATGGGAAAAGCCAATCTAAATATTCTCGGATTGGATACGATTTACACGAGATTGGCTAATTTAGAATTACCCAGACATATGGATACTATCTTAATTGGACTTCTATTCGTAGCAGTTATTGTTGCAATTTATACCTTATTTTTCAAAACCGAGTTTGGACAAGCATTAATTGCAACGGGCGATAATGAGGCAATGGCCCGTTCACTAGGTATCTCAACCAATACCATGAAAACAATTGGTTTAATGATGTCAAACGGCATTATTGCTCTGGCAGGAGCAGTTATCTCTCAAAGTAATGGCTATGCGGATATTCAAATGGGTATCGGAGCAATTGTAATCGGACTAGCTTCGATTATCATCGGTGAAGTGCTTTTTTCAAATGTGACTTTCACCGTCCGTCTCATTTGTCTTGTTGTCGGCTCAATCTTGTATCGTTTAATTATGGTTCTTGTTCTAGAGGCTGGTTTAAATCCAAATGACTTCAAATTGATTTCAGCAACTATGTTAGCGATCTTCTTAGCTCTGCCAAAAATCAAAGAAAAGTATTATTTATGGAATTACAGCAAAAAGAATGGACGCACAACCATGAAAGAAAGGGGCGTGAAATAA
- a CDS encoding transcriptional regulator, producing the protein MNINEISEAFSSKLRLAIISSLVNQNMVFSDLKEATGATDGNLSVQLKKLNNWGFINTKKVRYMDKLLTSYSLTKNGKTEFENYVLLLESILKKEGEEKE; encoded by the coding sequence ATGAATATAAATGAAATTTCGGAAGCTTTTAGTTCTAAATTAAGACTCGCTATAATTAGCAGCCTTGTAAATCAAAATATGGTCTTCTCAGATTTAAAGGAAGCTACTGGAGCAACAGATGGCAATTTAAGTGTACAGTTAAAGAAACTTAATAACTGGGGTTTTATTAATACGAAAAAAGTTCGCTACATGGATAAACTTTTAACATCATATAGTCTGACAAAAAATGGAAAAACAGAATTTGAAAATTATGTATTACTACTGGAGTCAATTCTAAAAAAGGAAGGAGAAGAAAAGGAATAA
- the pyrR gene encoding bifunctional pyr operon transcriptional regulator/uracil phosphoribosyltransferase PyrR: protein MKKEVSIMDAATIKRAITRITHEILERNGGTEDLILVGIRTRGIYLAKRIAARMKEFEGVDIPVGELDITLYRDDQHFAKGQDPVLNDTTIPFSIEGKHVVLVDDVLFTARTIRAGMDAVMDLGRADRITVAILIDRGHRELPIKADYIGKNIPTAITEQISVKLQEYDGDEKVTLIKNGEE from the coding sequence ATGAAAAAAGAAGTCAGTATTATGGATGCTGCTACAATAAAGCGTGCTATTACTCGAATCACTCATGAAATTCTAGAACGCAATGGCGGAACGGAAGATTTAATATTAGTAGGAATTCGAACAAGAGGGATTTACCTGGCAAAGAGAATTGCCGCACGTATGAAAGAATTTGAGGGAGTAGACATTCCAGTTGGCGAATTGGATATTACTCTATACCGGGATGACCAACATTTTGCAAAAGGACAGGATCCGGTTTTGAATGATACAACTATACCTTTTTCAATTGAAGGCAAGCATGTTGTTTTAGTAGATGATGTATTGTTTACTGCTCGGACAATCCGGGCCGGGATGGATGCCGTTATGGATCTAGGAAGAGCAGACCGAATCACTGTAGCCATCTTAATTGACCGAGGGCACCGCGAGTTACCGATTAAAGCGGATTATATTGGAAAAAACATTCCAACTGCTATTACCGAGCAAATCTCTGTTAAATTACAGGAATATGACGGGGATGAAAAAGTTACTTTAATTAAGAATGGCGAAGAATAA
- the pyrE gene encoding orotate phosphoribosyltransferase produces MTVAENIAKSLLDIKAVSLSPQDPFTWASGMKSPIYCDNRITISVPKVRTEIANGLADLIKEKYPEAEVIAGTATAGIPHAAFISQIMDLPMIYIRGKAKDHGKGNQIEGRIQPGQKIVLVEDLISTGGSVIEAAKAAENEGAVVLGCVAIFTYELQKGKENFEKSGYAIDTLSNYSTLLEVAQDTKYITSEDFDLLKTWSSDPENWLS; encoded by the coding sequence ATGACAGTAGCAGAAAATATTGCCAAATCACTTCTTGATATTAAGGCAGTAAGTTTAAGCCCTCAAGATCCGTTTACTTGGGCTTCAGGAATGAAAAGCCCTATTTATTGCGATAATCGCATTACAATCAGTGTTCCCAAAGTAAGAACTGAAATCGCAAATGGACTGGCAGATTTGATTAAAGAGAAATATCCTGAGGCGGAAGTAATTGCAGGAACTGCTACGGCTGGTATCCCTCATGCGGCTTTTATCTCACAAATTATGGACTTGCCAATGATTTATATTCGTGGAAAAGCAAAAGATCATGGAAAAGGAAACCAGATTGAAGGAAGAATTCAACCTGGTCAAAAAATTGTTTTAGTAGAAGATCTAATATCAACTGGAGGAAGTGTTATTGAAGCAGCTAAAGCTGCTGAAAACGAAGGTGCTGTCGTACTCGGATGTGTGGCAATCTTTACTTATGAACTCCAAAAAGGAAAAGAAAACTTCGAGAAGAGTGGCTATGCAATTGATACTTTATCAAATTACAGTACCTTATTAGAAGTTGCTCAAGATACAAAATATATTACTTCTGAAGATTTCGATTTATTGAAAACATGGAGCAGTGATCCCGAGAACTGGCTATCTTAA
- a CDS encoding ABC transporter ATP-binding protein: MAQSDTILDLKNVSKTFYPGSINQVEALKDINLTVKRGEFITLVGGNGAGKSTLLNAISGYFFPDSGSISINGYEITFLKEERRAPYISRVFQDPKMGTAPRMTVLENLSLAYRRGERRGLRLGSSPDEREFYHQQLQTLGLGLEKRMDAEIGLLSGGQRQSIALLMATLKRPDILLLDEHTAALDPKTAKLVLELTDHKVKEMDLTSIMITHNLQDALTYGNRMLVLHHGQIVKDYSQEEKNQLTTESLFSELQSLAMSDTLI; encoded by the coding sequence ATGGCTCAATCAGATACAATCTTGGATTTAAAAAACGTATCGAAAACTTTCTATCCTGGTTCAATTAATCAAGTGGAAGCTCTGAAAGACATCAATTTAACTGTAAAACGTGGCGAATTTATCACATTAGTCGGTGGAAACGGCGCAGGTAAGTCAACCTTATTAAATGCTATCTCAGGATATTTTTTCCCAGACAGCGGCAGCATATCCATTAACGGATATGAAATTACTTTTTTAAAAGAAGAAAGACGCGCTCCCTATATTAGTCGTGTATTCCAAGATCCTAAAATGGGTACTGCTCCAAGGATGACCGTTCTTGAAAATTTATCACTTGCTTATCGAAGGGGAGAACGTAGAGGGTTGCGATTGGGAAGTTCACCTGACGAGAGAGAGTTTTATCATCAGCAATTACAAACGCTTGGGTTAGGTCTTGAAAAGCGTATGGACGCTGAAATTGGCCTTCTATCGGGTGGTCAACGTCAATCTATCGCTCTATTGATGGCGACTTTAAAACGTCCAGACATTTTACTTTTAGACGAGCATACTGCTGCTCTTGATCCCAAAACAGCTAAATTAGTTTTAGAATTAACTGATCATAAGGTGAAGGAAATGGATTTAACAAGTATTATGATTACCCATAATCTCCAAGACGCTTTAACTTACGGAAATCGTATGTTGGTGCTCCATCACGGACAAATCGTTAAAGATTACTCTCAAGAAGAGAAGAACCAGTTGACTACTGAATCGCTTTTCTCAGAACTCCAATCACTTGCGATGAGTGATACTCTTATTTAA
- the lspA gene encoding signal peptidase II, producing MVFYYVFAIILIVIDQLSKWFIVQNFELYGEKVLIPGVFSLFYIQNKGAAWGIFEGRMVFFYIITILVVGYLIYTFHKYEIKSKLVGCSFSLILAGAIGNFIDRLLNGYVVDMFRLDFINFPIFNVADVCLTVGVILMIIQVLFFEEKEEK from the coding sequence ATGGTCTTTTATTATGTTTTTGCAATAATTCTTATTGTGATCGATCAGCTTTCAAAATGGTTTATTGTTCAAAACTTCGAATTATACGGCGAAAAAGTTCTTATACCAGGTGTTTTTTCTTTATTTTATATCCAAAATAAAGGAGCAGCATGGGGAATTTTTGAAGGAAGAATGGTTTTCTTTTATATTATTACGATTCTTGTAGTGGGTTATCTGATTTATACATTCCATAAATACGAGATTAAAAGTAAACTTGTCGGATGCAGTTTTTCATTGATTCTCGCTGGAGCGATAGGTAATTTTATCGATCGTCTCTTAAATGGCTATGTAGTTGACATGTTTCGATTAGATTTTATCAACTTTCCAATCTTCAATGTCGCAGATGTCTGTTTAACCGTTGGTGTCATTTTGATGATTATTCAAGTATTATTTTTTGAAGAGAAAGAAGAAAAATAG
- a CDS encoding xanthine phosphoribosyltransferase, translating to MELLENEIRKNGQVLDGGVLKVDNFLNHQIDPKLMQELGNEFARLFQNTGVTKILTVETSGIAPAVFAGLELGVPVVFGRKNKSLTLQDNMYTTNVYSYTKQVSNEISISKDYLSTDDKVLLIDDFLANGQAIAGLLSLCKSAGANVVGIGIVIEKSFQKGRRWIEETGIPIESLARIASLENNEVVFVGEDTKNVE from the coding sequence ATGGAGTTATTGGAAAATGAAATCCGTAAGAATGGCCAAGTATTGGATGGTGGAGTACTAAAAGTAGACAACTTTTTAAATCATCAGATTGATCCAAAACTTATGCAAGAATTAGGAAATGAATTTGCTCGATTATTTCAAAATACAGGAGTCACTAAAATTCTAACGGTTGAAACATCAGGAATCGCACCCGCAGTTTTCGCTGGTTTAGAATTAGGAGTGCCGGTTGTTTTTGGACGAAAGAATAAAAGTTTAACTCTACAAGATAATATGTATACAACGAATGTATATTCCTATACAAAACAAGTCTCCAATGAAATTTCTATCTCTAAAGATTATTTATCGACAGACGACAAAGTTTTATTGATTGATGACTTCTTAGCAAATGGCCAGGCAATTGCAGGATTGTTATCCTTATGCAAAAGCGCAGGAGCAAATGTAGTGGGCATTGGTATTGTAATTGAGAAATCATTCCAAAAAGGTCGCCGATGGATCGAAGAAACCGGTATTCCAATTGAGTCTCTTGCAAGAATTGCTAGTTTAGAAAATAATGAAGTTGTTTTTGTTGGCGAGGATACAAAGAATGTCGAATGA
- a CDS encoding RluA family pseudouridine synthase produces the protein MTKAEHFLKVNNEEGRIDKVLTEKYPEFTRTQIQSMLKKKFILVNNKPKKANYKVQAGDEIAIIVPKEEVIEVKPENIPLTVVYEDDAIAVIYKEAGMVVHPSKGHLSGTLVNALLYHMDNLSDGSDELRPGIVHRIDKDTSGLLVIAKNNEAYEKLTQQFLDHSIEREYIALVHGEVEHEEGTIDAPIARMTNNRMKRIVAKEGRHAVTHFKRIELFEGYSLLTLNLETGRTHQIRVHMKYINHPVVGDPMYGPTDSVDIHGQFLHAGVLGFKHPETEEWVRFTQPLPDYFTKKLEKLRNNN, from the coding sequence ATGACAAAAGCAGAGCATTTTTTAAAAGTTAACAATGAAGAAGGCCGGATTGACAAAGTATTAACGGAAAAGTATCCAGAATTTACCCGAACCCAGATTCAAAGTATGTTAAAAAAAAAATTTATTTTGGTAAACAATAAACCGAAAAAAGCCAATTATAAAGTTCAAGCTGGAGATGAAATCGCCATAATCGTTCCAAAAGAAGAAGTGATAGAGGTTAAACCGGAGAACATCCCGCTAACAGTAGTTTATGAAGATGATGCCATTGCTGTTATTTACAAAGAAGCTGGTATGGTTGTCCATCCATCTAAGGGACATCTTTCCGGAACGTTAGTGAATGCATTACTCTATCATATGGATAACTTATCGGATGGTTCTGACGAATTAAGGCCTGGCATTGTTCATCGTATCGATAAAGATACATCTGGTTTGCTCGTGATTGCCAAAAATAACGAAGCATATGAAAAATTGACCCAGCAGTTTCTAGACCATTCCATCGAACGAGAATACATTGCATTGGTTCATGGTGAAGTAGAACATGAAGAAGGCACTATAGACGCTCCCATCGCTCGAATGACCAATAATCGGATGAAGCGGATTGTTGCCAAAGAAGGAAGACATGCAGTTACTCATTTTAAGCGTATAGAACTATTTGAAGGATATTCTTTACTTACGCTAAACCTTGAAACAGGTCGAACCCATCAAATCCGTGTCCATATGAAATACATTAACCATCCAGTTGTAGGAGATCCGATGTATGGACCAACCGACAGTGTCGATATACATGGTCAATTTTTGCATGCTGGTGTGCTCGGCTTTAAACATCCAGAAACAGAGGAATGGGTCCGATTCACCCAACCATTACCTGATTATTTTACAAAAAAATTAGAAAAGTTACGTAACAACAATTGA
- a CDS encoding NFACT RNA binding domain-containing protein, producing MSYDGIYTHIIVNELLNTINNGRISKIYQPFPHELLLTIRANRKNHKLLLSAHPSYARIQLTEEALSNPDQAPNFCMFLRKNIEGAVIEDIQQHHNDRIVIFKILKFDDLGDRKHVSLIAEMMGRHSNIFLVDGETNIIMDSLKHVPAYQNSYRSTYPGAEYVLPPHQDKLNPFDSINDSQVVESAKDIQGIFQGIGRDTALEILSLLDEQDGELNSTMQVFIKRVQDRKPTLFTTEKGKQTFAPYSYSTMDGEAEEFDSPSYLLDRYYQDKATKDRIQQVASDLLRIIQNEIQKNKNKIIKLEDTLKKSESADEYRIKGEVLTAYLHMVDKGSKQVSLPNFYEENSEMMIDLDPSLSASQNAQKYFTRYHKLMNSVKYVKDQLAKTKEENAYLDSIETQIILSDPQDLDDIREELKSSGYIKSRRSNKTKKRKQSKPHQFVSSDGTTIRVGKNNTQNDELTLKKARNNHIWLHAKDIPGSHVIVEDANPSDETLIEAATIAAYYSKYQQSANVPVDYVEVKYVKKPNGAKPGFVIYTNQTTLFVTPRKEFVDSLRVK from the coding sequence ATGTCCTACGATGGAATTTACACTCATATTATCGTAAATGAATTGTTAAACACGATAAATAATGGTCGAATTAGTAAAATATATCAACCATTCCCGCATGAACTACTGCTCACAATCCGAGCAAATCGAAAAAATCATAAGTTATTACTGTCAGCTCACCCTTCTTACGCAAGAATCCAGTTAACAGAAGAAGCACTTTCCAACCCTGATCAAGCACCGAACTTCTGTATGTTTTTAAGAAAGAACATCGAAGGAGCCGTTATTGAGGATATTCAACAACACCACAATGACCGGATTGTCATATTTAAAATTTTGAAATTTGATGATCTTGGTGATCGAAAACATGTATCCTTAATTGCCGAGATGATGGGCAGACACAGTAATATTTTCCTTGTGGATGGAGAAACAAATATCATCATGGATTCATTGAAGCACGTTCCTGCTTATCAAAATTCTTATCGTTCAACCTACCCAGGAGCAGAATATGTACTACCGCCCCATCAAGATAAACTGAATCCCTTTGATTCAATAAATGATTCTCAAGTGGTCGAATCAGCAAAAGATATTCAAGGTATCTTTCAAGGAATTGGTCGTGATACAGCGCTGGAAATATTATCATTGTTAGATGAACAGGATGGGGAACTCAATTCAACGATGCAAGTCTTTATCAAACGAGTACAAGATAGAAAGCCAACCCTTTTTACAACAGAGAAAGGAAAACAGACTTTCGCACCCTACTCTTACTCTACAATGGATGGCGAAGCGGAAGAATTCGACAGCCCGAGTTATTTGCTTGACCGATATTATCAAGATAAAGCAACAAAAGACCGCATCCAGCAGGTCGCTTCTGATTTATTGAGGATTATCCAAAATGAAATACAAAAGAATAAAAATAAAATCATTAAACTAGAGGATACGTTGAAGAAAAGTGAGAGCGCAGACGAATATCGAATAAAAGGAGAAGTGCTCACCGCTTATTTGCATATGGTTGACAAAGGCAGCAAGCAAGTTAGTTTGCCGAATTTCTATGAGGAAAATTCAGAGATGATGATTGATTTGGATCCCTCTCTCTCTGCTTCCCAAAATGCGCAAAAGTATTTTACAAGGTATCACAAACTGATGAATTCTGTTAAGTATGTAAAAGATCAACTTGCAAAAACAAAAGAAGAGAACGCCTATTTAGATTCTATCGAAACACAAATCATTTTATCTGATCCACAAGATTTAGATGATATTCGAGAGGAATTAAAAAGTTCAGGATATATAAAATCCAGGCGATCAAATAAAACGAAAAAAAGAAAACAAAGCAAACCGCATCAATTTGTTTCATCTGACGGTACAACGATACGTGTCGGTAAAAATAATACACAAAATGATGAATTAACGTTAAAAAAAGCACGAAACAACCATATTTGGCTTCATGCGAAGGATATTCCTGGCTCTCACGTGATTGTGGAAGACGCAAACCCTTCTGACGAAACATTGATTGAGGCGGCCACCATCGCTGCTTATTATTCAAAATATCAACAATCTGCCAATGTTCCAGTTGATTATGTAGAAGTAAAATATGTGAAGAAACCGAACGGCGCGAAACCTGGATTTGTTATTTATACAAACCAAACAACTCTTTTTGTCACTCCAAGGAAAGAATTTGTCGACTCATTACGAGTAAAATAA
- a CDS encoding OsmC family protein — MSNDSLFHTEIVNEDGISGEAYVKNGLHVTVSDPTQTGEGTNPEELLGLSWATCLNATLQAILKGRGSKSRSKVEVAVDYKREETGFGFYFELTAIISIENTSLEDSERFMKIAHRKCPVSKIIGEYPHISMKVVPYIS; from the coding sequence ATGTCGAATGATTCCTTATTTCATACTGAAATTGTGAATGAAGATGGTATTTCAGGAGAAGCCTATGTCAAAAATGGTTTACATGTAACTGTCAGTGATCCAACACAAACTGGTGAAGGAACCAATCCGGAAGAATTACTAGGCTTATCTTGGGCAACTTGTTTAAATGCTACCTTACAAGCAATTTTGAAAGGGCGCGGTTCAAAGTCTCGAAGTAAAGTTGAGGTTGCAGTGGATTATAAACGTGAAGAGACTGGGTTTGGTTTTTACTTTGAATTAACTGCAATTATTTCTATTGAAAATACATCTTTAGAAGATTCCGAAAGATTTATGAAAATTGCACATCGAAAATGTCCTGTTTCTAAAATTATCGGAGAATACCCACACATAAGCATGAAAGTAGTACCGTACATTTCGTAA
- the trpX gene encoding tryptophan ABC transporter substrate-binding protein: MIKNSNTFKTMVALLCSFGLAACSTVDTGEESSAASTSANDDLPYIGILQLTSHPALDAISEGVIDQLEKAGYIDGETAVIDLQNGQGDQSNLQSMTERFLANEADILVGIATPAAQTLANATQEIPIILGAVTDPIAANLVDSLETPGKNITGVSDKIPVEAQFDLIKELLPDIKTIGFLYSSSEDNSLSSAIEAEKVANSLGIEVITKTITSANDVTQTAESLAKEVDAIWVPLDNTVATSTATLISIADAHSIPVFPSVDTMVEEGGLATVGLNQYNIGIQTGEVTVAVLEGEDPSQYAIQSPNETETILNLEKALQLNIEVPDSIKDTAIIME; this comes from the coding sequence ATGATAAAAAATTCTAATACATTCAAAACGATGGTTGCGCTTCTTTGTAGTTTCGGATTGGCAGCTTGTTCAACAGTTGATACAGGTGAAGAGTCATCTGCCGCTAGTACTTCAGCTAATGATGATCTTCCTTATATCGGAATTTTACAGTTGACTTCTCATCCGGCACTTGATGCTATTTCAGAAGGGGTAATTGATCAGTTAGAAAAAGCTGGATACATTGATGGGGAAACAGCAGTCATTGATTTGCAAAATGGGCAAGGCGATCAATCCAATTTACAATCCATGACCGAGCGTTTTCTAGCAAATGAAGCAGATATTTTAGTAGGGATTGCAACACCTGCTGCCCAAACGTTGGCAAATGCCACTCAGGAAATTCCTATTATCCTTGGTGCTGTGACAGATCCAATTGCAGCTAATCTTGTTGATTCCCTTGAAACACCAGGGAAAAATATCACAGGAGTCAGTGACAAAATCCCAGTTGAAGCACAGTTTGATTTAATTAAGGAACTACTGCCTGATATTAAGACAATTGGCTTCTTGTATTCATCTAGTGAAGATAACTCCTTAAGTTCTGCTATTGAAGCAGAAAAAGTGGCAAATAGTCTAGGGATTGAAGTGATTACCAAAACCATTACTTCTGCTAATGACGTTACTCAAACAGCTGAATCATTAGCAAAAGAAGTGGATGCAATCTGGGTTCCACTAGATAACACAGTCGCAACAAGTACTGCAACATTGATTTCTATTGCGGATGCTCATTCTATTCCAGTCTTTCCTTCTGTTGATACAATGGTAGAAGAAGGTGGTTTGGCTACGGTTGGGTTAAACCAATATAATATTGGTATACAAACCGGTGAAGTAACAGTTGCGGTTCTTGAAGGCGAAGATCCAAGTCAATATGCAATCCAATCTCCTAACGAAACAGAAACCATTTTGAATTTAGAAAAAGCTTTACAATTAAATATTGAGGTGCCAGACTCCATTAAGGATACGGCCATTATAATGGAGTAG
- the coaBC gene encoding bifunctional phosphopantothenoylcysteine decarboxylase/phosphopantothenate--cysteine ligase CoaBC — protein sequence MLNGKRVTVFVTGGIAAYKSADLVRRFIKAGAEVRVAMTKSACEFIQPLTFQVLSKHNVLVDTFDEKDAEVVSHINLADWTELAVIAPATANIIAKMANGIADDVVSTTLLAITAPRLIVPAMNQHMLENPATQANISKLENFGYTVLEPDTGFLAEGYEGKGRMPEPESIVNSAQLLLIEKTTNLPLKGKKVLVSAGGTRERIDPVRYLTNESSGKMGHSIAEAARDLGAKVTLVTASKLEYPFGVETIPVSSAREMQEIIMKDFDTTDIVVMAAAVSDYRPKHQADHKIKKTEDDLQILLEENPDILATMGNQKNKQFLIGFAAETDRVEEYAKGKLIRKKADMIVANDVSKEHAGFNKDTNEVIIFQTNKNPIHIETKSKKEVAKDILLEAIKSIQQI from the coding sequence GTGTTAAACGGAAAAAGAGTTACAGTGTTTGTTACCGGAGGAATAGCTGCCTATAAATCAGCGGATCTGGTAAGAAGATTTATTAAAGCGGGTGCAGAAGTACGAGTAGCAATGACCAAGAGTGCTTGTGAGTTCATTCAACCCTTAACGTTTCAAGTTTTATCAAAACACAATGTACTGGTTGATACATTTGACGAGAAAGATGCGGAGGTTGTATCCCACATAAACCTTGCAGACTGGACTGAATTGGCTGTCATTGCTCCTGCAACAGCTAACATTATAGCAAAGATGGCTAATGGAATAGCTGATGATGTTGTTTCTACCACTTTATTAGCCATTACAGCGCCTCGATTGATTGTACCAGCAATGAACCAACATATGTTGGAAAATCCTGCTACCCAAGCTAACATAAGCAAATTAGAAAACTTTGGATATACAGTGCTCGAACCAGATACTGGTTTCCTTGCTGAAGGATACGAAGGGAAAGGGCGTATGCCTGAACCTGAATCAATTGTAAACTCTGCTCAGTTATTATTGATTGAAAAGACAACAAACTTACCATTGAAAGGAAAAAAAGTTCTCGTTTCAGCAGGTGGAACGAGAGAACGAATTGATCCAGTTCGTTATTTGACAAATGAATCTTCCGGAAAAATGGGACATAGCATCGCAGAAGCAGCGCGAGATTTAGGAGCAAAGGTCACACTAGTGACTGCGTCTAAATTAGAATATCCGTTCGGAGTTGAAACAATTCCAGTATCGAGTGCACGCGAAATGCAAGAAATCATTATGAAAGATTTTGATACAACAGATATTGTAGTCATGGCTGCAGCAGTATCAGATTATCGACCAAAGCATCAAGCTGATCATAAAATCAAAAAGACAGAAGATGATTTGCAAATATTATTAGAAGAAAACCCAGATATCTTAGCAACGATGGGCAATCAAAAGAACAAGCAATTTCTAATCGGTTTTGCTGCAGAAACTGATCGCGTTGAAGAATATGCAAAAGGAAAACTTATCCGTAAAAAAGCAGATATGATTGTAGCAAATGATGTATCCAAAGAACACGCTGGATTTAATAAAGATACAAATGAAGTAATTATTTTCCAAACAAATAAAAATCCAATTCATATTGAAACGAAATCAAAAAAAGAAGTTGCCAAAGACATTTTATTAGAAGCAATAAAATCAATTCAACAAATATAA